The following are from one region of the Haemophilus parainfluenzae genome:
- a CDS encoding monovalent cation:proton antiporter-2 (CPA2) family protein: MAAEGAGDLIRVVALLGAAVVAVPLFKRIGLGSVLGYLAAGLVIGPFGLHIIHDPQAIIHLAEFGVVMFLFVIGLEMKPSHLWSLRRQIFGLGSLQVVISAVLMTVVATQFGLSWEVAFVCSSGFVLTSTAIVMQVLGERKALSTKPGQKIVSILLFEDLLIVPLLAIITFLSPFERESQIIWWQSALIAMVALGALVFIGRFILNPVFKILANSKAREVMTAAALFVVLGSGLLMEEAGLSMAMGAFVAGVMLSESSFRHQLEADIEPFRGLLLGLFFLGVGMSLNLDVVIENWSLILLGVISLMLTKGLCIYLVARVAKSSHKTALERAFLMAQGGEFAFVLFAAATSEGVIDQTVNANMTAIVVLSMVFTPIILILYEKLMPKPKTDDIQPDEIDEQHPILILGMGRFGQIVNDLLRLSGYDTTVVDLDPTMIKGFNDYGIKSYFGDASRPEFLIAAGLEKADLLVVAINNPAQANQIVHFAREINPRIKIIARAFDRFDTFALYQAGADDVIRETFDSAVRAGKRALINLGMAPKMAKAVSQYYFDADRHEVALMSQVYDPDKGIFKNPAMVDIARECDQKMAEHIQEIILSTEPKYEELEEPEA; this comes from the coding sequence ATGGCTGCGGAAGGAGCGGGTGATCTCATCCGGGTTGTGGCACTATTGGGTGCTGCAGTTGTTGCCGTGCCGTTATTTAAACGCATCGGATTAGGTTCGGTATTAGGTTATTTAGCGGCAGGATTAGTTATTGGGCCTTTTGGATTACATATTATTCATGATCCACAAGCGATTATTCATCTTGCTGAATTTGGCGTCGTGATGTTTTTATTCGTGATTGGGCTTGAAATGAAGCCTTCTCATCTTTGGAGTTTGCGTCGTCAGATTTTTGGATTAGGTAGCTTGCAGGTTGTCATTTCTGCGGTACTGATGACCGTTGTTGCGACTCAATTTGGTTTGTCTTGGGAAGTCGCTTTTGTTTGTTCATCGGGTTTTGTTTTGACATCGACAGCAATCGTGATGCAGGTACTTGGGGAACGTAAAGCACTTTCAACAAAACCGGGACAAAAAATAGTTTCAATTCTATTATTTGAAGACTTGCTGATTGTACCTTTATTAGCGATCATTACATTTTTATCACCTTTTGAACGTGAATCACAAATCATTTGGTGGCAGTCTGCGCTTATTGCGATGGTAGCATTAGGTGCGCTAGTTTTCATTGGGCGTTTTATTCTGAATCCAGTCTTCAAAATTCTCGCTAACTCGAAAGCACGTGAAGTGATGACTGCTGCTGCACTCTTTGTTGTGTTAGGTTCTGGGTTATTAATGGAAGAAGCTGGGCTTTCGATGGCAATGGGCGCTTTTGTTGCAGGTGTCATGCTATCCGAGTCGTCTTTCCGTCACCAACTTGAAGCCGATATCGAGCCTTTCCGCGGCTTGCTACTTGGTCTTTTCTTCCTTGGTGTGGGAATGTCATTAAATCTCGATGTGGTTATCGAAAACTGGTCATTGATTTTATTGGGCGTGATTTCTCTTATGCTCACAAAAGGTCTCTGTATTTACCTAGTTGCTCGCGTAGCAAAAAGCTCACATAAAACCGCATTGGAACGAGCATTTTTAATGGCTCAAGGTGGGGAGTTTGCATTTGTCTTATTTGCAGCTGCTACATCAGAAGGCGTGATAGATCAAACCGTAAATGCGAATATGACCGCGATTGTTGTGCTTTCGATGGTGTTTACGCCGATTATATTAATTCTTTATGAAAAACTGATGCCTAAACCGAAGACAGATGATATTCAGCCGGATGAAATTGATGAACAGCATCCAATCTTAATTCTGGGGATGGGGCGTTTTGGCCAAATTGTGAATGATTTACTGCGGTTAAGTGGTTACGATACTACTGTCGTTGATTTAGATCCTACCATGATTAAAGGCTTTAATGATTATGGAATAAAATCCTATTTTGGTGATGCTTCTCGTCCAGAATTTTTAATTGCAGCAGGATTGGAAAAGGCTGATTTGCTTGTCGTCGCGATCAATAACCCGGCACAAGCAAATCAAATCGTCCATTTTGCTCGAGAAATTAATCCTCGCATAAAAATTATTGCACGAGCATTTGACCGTTTTGATACCTTTGCGCTATATCAAGCAGGGGCTGACGATGTGATTCGTGAAACCTTTGATTCAGCAGTCCGAGCAGGAAAACGAGCACTTATCAATTTAGGCATGGCGCCTAAAATGGCAAAAGCAGTCAGTCAATATTATTTTGATGCAGATCGCCATGAAGTGGCCTTAATGTCGCAAGTTTATGATCCTGACAAAGGCATATTTAAAAATCCGGCGATGGTTGATATTGCTCGTGAATGTGATCAAAAAATGGCAGAGCATATTCAAGAGATTATTTTAAGTACTGAACCTAAGTATGAAGAATTAGAAGAGCCTGAAGCTTAA